The window ttgcgacccaactttgttacagcttcaaacCCCCTCAGCAAAATGGCAGAGAAAAAGCAGttgctttttaaacagctcaaaGTCAAAgcgcacacaccccccccccacccctattctcccccacccccaccccatcccccatcacttTCTTTACTCTTGGTCACCACCAagatgtccctttgtaattggatccttggtacagccttaacctGGAGGAATTATTGCCTCACTCGACAATTTCAACCCATACCCTGTATAGCACCATCTGCTGCagcgggattcaaacccgggatccctggaactgggttaatagtccagtcgataatggcactcaGCCATCATTCCTTCAATCCCCCCTGCGGTGGtacgtgaactcgctggtgcctctGAAGGTGGGAGGAGCGCGTGAAGTCCTTTCCGCACTCGGGGCatctgaagggcctctccccagtgtggacccgccgatgggtcagcaagtgggaggaattgctgaaggccttcccgcagtcggtgcaggggaatggcctctcccccgtgtgggcccgctggtgtctcagcaggttgggggaatgcctgaaggccttcccacactcggggcagctgaagggcctctcccccgtgtggacacgttggtgtctcagcagggtggaggaattgctgaaggccttcccgcactcggggcagctgaagggcctctccccggtgtggatccgctggtgggtcagcagagaagaggaattgttgaagcccttcccgcagtcggtgcagctgaagggcctctcccccgtgtggacccgctggtgggtcagcagggaagagaaatcgctgaaggccttcccgcactcagtgcagctgaagggcctctcccccgtgtgaacacgttggtgtctcagcagggtgggggaactgctgaaggccttcccgcactcggggcagctgaagggcctctccccggtgtggaccctccggtgggtcagcaggttgtaGGCCTGGGCAAAtctcttcccacactcagggcaggagaacggcctctcccccgtgtggg of the Chiloscyllium punctatum isolate Juve2018m chromosome 36, sChiPun1.3, whole genome shotgun sequence genome contains:
- the LOC140460856 gene encoding uncharacterized protein, yielding MKKPEESRPVEKRWKCADGGKSFHFPSAPEIHQRIHTGEGPFSCPECGKAFYKCSDLLRHQRSHTGERPFNCPKCGKRFTRASHLLRHQLAHTGERPFSCPECGKRFAQAYNLLTHRRVHTGERPFSCPECGKAFSSSPTLLRHQRVHTGERPFSCTECGKAFSDFSSLLTHQRVHTGERPFSCTDCGKGFNNSSSLLTHQRIHTGERPFSCPECGKAFSNSSTLLRHQRVHTGERPFSCPECGKAFRHSPNLLRHQRAHTGERPFPCTDCGKAFSNSSHLLTHRRVHTGERPFRCPECGKDFTRSSHLQRHQRVHVPPQGGLKE